One Haloarchaeobius amylolyticus genomic window, CACCGCCATCGGCGCGAGTTCGATGCTCGTCGTCACCAGCAACCGGCTCGGGAAGCACCGACACGATGCCCGGGACCGCCTGAACCCAGACCAGTCAGTTCACGGATCAGAATTGCGCGAGGCCGAAAGCGTAAACAGCGGCCGCACGCACCTCACACGCAATGGCAGGTGTCGTCGCCGGGCTCAGAGTCGACCTGAAGCGCCTCCACGAGACGTGGATGGAGATCGTCTTCCCGCGCCAGCGGAACGCGGACCGGTCGGTGCTCGGCAAGTGGAAACCACAGACGGCCAGTGGCAAGGCCGCGTACCGGTTCTGGGGCGCTATCGGCGCGCTCATCGTCGCGCTGCTGTACCCCTTCGCGCTGGCCGGGACCATCGTCCGCTGGGCCGCGTACAACTTCGACGACCTCGGGGAGTACCTCGGCGTCCTCGGGACGGTCCTCATCGTCGCGGTGCTCTGGGGTGCGCTCTCGGCGCTCGCCCGGTTCCAGTTCTCGTTCGCGGGCTTCCTCGCGGTGGTCGTCGCGGCCGCCGTGGCGACCATCGCGGCCGGACTCGCGGTCGCCACGTCGCGGGTCGGCGGGCGGCTCACCTCGATACTGGTGGCCTACCCGCTGGGGATGACCGCGGTGTTCCTCCCGCCGGTCGTCGCGGCGTTCTACTCGCCCGCGCTGGGGCAGGTCGTCTTCACCGAGAGCGAGTCCATCGCCATCTGGTTCCTCGACAACGTGCTCGCGGTCGGTGACATCAACGAGTACCTCCGGACCCAGTACGACCTCACGGGCATCGCGTACGTCCTGATGTGGCTGGGCGTGGCGGTCCCGCTGGGGTGGATACTCGGCGTGCTGGTGTCGCTGGCGGAGTTGGCGCGGCCGACCGAGTGACCGACCTTCCGGCGAGCCGAGAGGCCCTCCGCTGCGATTATCTTCTTCCAGTTCCCACGTACCCGCATGGAATTCGACCTGCAGAAGACCGCGGTGGTGTTCCTCGCGCTCATCGCGCTGGGGACCCTCGCGCTCGTCGCCGCACCGATGATGACCACGCAGACCGTCCTGATGATGGTCACGCCGTCGATGCTCGTCTTCGGGCTCGTCTGTCTCCTCATCGGCGTGAAGCACGGCGAGTGGCGCGCGACGCACTGAGGCCGCGCCAGAAGCGCGACGACGAGAACCGTCGCCCGTGGCGCGACGCGAGTTGAATCGTCGCCCGTGGCGCGACGCGACACGAAAACTCCTTTCCGCCGACACGACGACCCACACCCATGAGCAACTCCGCCGGTTCACCCCTCGCCGACCTCGACCCCGTACTCCTCGGCCGCGGCGCGGCCGCCCTCGCGGGCGTTCTCGGCCTCGTCTTCCTCGCGAGCCCACTGTTCCTGTTGACCACGGCCGCGGCCGACCCGGAGGTGGCCGAGGTCGCACTCATCATCCAGTCGACCGCGGTCGCGTTCGGACTGACGCTCGTGGCCGTCGCGTGGGTCGACCGGCACGGCCAGAGCATCCTCGCCGCGGCGGGTCCGGCCGGCCTCGCGGTCGTGTTGCTGGTGACGGGGCCGGTGCTGGGCTACGCCTTCGGCGTGTTCAGCTGGGCGGGGCTGTTGCTGGCGTCGGTGTTCGTCGCCGGGATTCCCGGCATCTGGAAGGCGTATCAGGCGCAGCGAACCGCCTGAGTCGAGAGAGTCAGTGGTCGTCTTCGCGCCACTTGTGCTCGCACTCGGTGCAGATGAAGAAGCGCGTCTCGGACTCGTCCGCGGAGCGGATCTGTTGCATGTACCAGTACGCCTGGTCGTTGTCACACTTCGGGCAGTGGGCCTGGGTCTTCGCGAGTCCCTTGTCCTCGGCGTCGCTCACGTCGACGATCTCGGACTCCTCCTGGGACTCGGTGGTGACCATCGCCGCCTCGGCGACGGCGTCACGGGCCTTCTCGTAGCCACAGCTCCCGCAGACCCAGTGGTCGTCCTGGGTCTTCATCATGGAACCGCATTCGTCACAGAACTCCATTGATACCCAGTCCTACGCCCGGCAGGAAACTTAAGGGACCCGCTTCAGCAGTCGACTCGCGCCACCCGCGCCACGCCTGTCTCTCACCCCTCGCCCTCTGCCTGCCCGGGTTCGCCGACGGCCTCGACCGGTAACACGTTGTTCAGTTCGAGCATGAGGTCCTCCGCGGAGTCGAAGGCGTCGCTCTGTGTC contains:
- a CDS encoding DUF7333 family protein encodes the protein MEFDLQKTAVVFLALIALGTLALVAAPMMTTQTVLMMVTPSMLVFGLVCLLIGVKHGEWRATH
- a CDS encoding transcription factor S produces the protein MEFCDECGSMMKTQDDHWVCGSCGYEKARDAVAEAAMVTTESQEESEIVDVSDAEDKGLAKTQAHCPKCDNDQAYWYMQQIRSADESETRFFICTECEHKWREDDH